A single Pedobacter sp. PACM 27299 DNA region contains:
- a CDS encoding Gfo/Idh/MocA family protein, which translates to MNNRKMRMGMIGGGKDAFIGAVHRIAANMDGQVEFCCGALSVNPEVGKQSGQELFLDDDRIYANYQEMIEKESQLPADKRIDFVTIVTPNFAHFAPAMMALDHGFNVVIEKPIALSLEEAKQLQEKVKETGLILCLTHTYSGYPMVKQAKAMVKEGKLGAIRKIMVEYPQGWLSTLTEREGNAGAAWRTDPAKSGKSGCMGDIGTHAAQLAEYISGLKISKLCADLNIVVPGRGLDDDGNVLLKFDNGANGVLIASQIAAGEENALKIKIYGEKGGLEWHQMEPNTLIVKWLNEPAQIYRAGQAYLSDAAKHNTRVPGGHPEGYLEAFANIYRNFALTIGAISQGQEPTEAMLDFPRVEDGVRGMAFIENVVASSASDQKWFDFNI; encoded by the coding sequence ATGAACAACAGAAAGATGAGAATGGGGATGATCGGTGGTGGCAAAGATGCCTTCATCGGAGCCGTTCACCGCATTGCGGCAAACATGGATGGTCAGGTTGAATTTTGCTGTGGCGCCTTGAGCGTCAACCCTGAAGTTGGTAAACAATCCGGACAGGAGCTTTTCCTGGATGATGACCGCATTTATGCGAATTATCAGGAAATGATTGAAAAAGAGAGTCAGCTGCCTGCTGATAAACGCATTGATTTCGTGACCATTGTAACGCCTAATTTTGCCCACTTTGCACCTGCAATGATGGCATTAGATCATGGTTTTAACGTGGTGATTGAAAAACCAATTGCCTTGTCACTTGAAGAAGCAAAGCAATTACAGGAAAAAGTTAAAGAAACAGGATTGATCTTGTGCCTTACCCATACTTATTCTGGTTACCCGATGGTGAAACAAGCCAAAGCGATGGTCAAAGAAGGTAAACTGGGTGCCATAAGAAAAATCATGGTAGAATATCCTCAGGGATGGTTGAGCACCTTAACAGAACGTGAAGGCAATGCTGGCGCTGCATGGCGCACCGACCCTGCTAAAAGTGGCAAAAGCGGTTGTATGGGCGATATCGGTACACATGCCGCACAATTGGCAGAGTACATCTCCGGCTTAAAAATCAGCAAACTTTGCGCAGATTTAAACATTGTAGTACCAGGACGTGGATTAGACGATGATGGAAACGTATTGTTAAAATTCGACAATGGTGCGAATGGTGTTTTAATCGCTTCACAGATTGCTGCAGGTGAAGAAAATGCATTAAAAATTAAAATATACGGTGAAAAAGGAGGCCTGGAATGGCACCAGATGGAACCAAATACCTTAATCGTAAAATGGTTAAACGAACCGGCACAAATTTACCGCGCCGGACAAGCCTACCTTTCTGACGCTGCTAAACACAATACCCGTGTTCCTGGTGGTCACCCGGAAGGATATCTGGAAGCTTTTGCTAATATTTACAGAAACTTTGCCTTAACCATCGGCGCAATCAGTCAGGGGCAGGAACCTACTGAGGCAATGCTGGATTTCCCTAGAGTGGAAGATGGTGTAAGAGGGATGGCATTTATTGAAAATGTAGTTGCTTCTTCTGCATCTGATCAAAAGTGGTTTGATTTTAACATATAA
- a CDS encoding GMC oxidoreductase: MSNLNTKATAQNTYDAIVVGSGISGGWAAKELTEKGLKVLLLERGRNVEHIKDYTTAMKKPWEFEHRGRLTEAQKETHPVQKRDYPYQEFNESFWVNDLECPYTEVKRFDWYRGFHVGGKSLMWGRQSYRLSDLNFEENAKDGHGVDWPIRYKDISPWYDYVEKFAGISGQAENYPHFPDGQFLPPMDMNCVEKDVKKRIESKYNKSRILTIGRTANLTVEHGGRGKCQYRDLCSRGCPFGAYFSTQSSTLPAAVATGNLTLRPYSLVNTIIYDKETQKAKGVVIIDSETNEHIEYYAKIVFVNGSTLGSTFLLLNSTSAEHPNGLGNASGELGHNLMDHHFRCGASGRAEGFDDKYTYGRRANGIYVPRYRNVGSDKRDYVRGFGYQGGASRGNWHADVAEMAFGGEFKDQQTVPGSWNMGLGGFGESLPYHENRVYIDKSKKDKWGQPVLAIDCEFKENEQKMRVDMMNDAAEMLEAAGIKDVNTYDNGSTPGMAIHEMGTARMGLDPKTSVLNKWNQMHEVKNVFVTDGSCMPSAACQNPSLTYMALTARACDFAVSELKKGNL, translated from the coding sequence ATGAGCAATTTAAATACTAAAGCAACGGCGCAAAATACTTATGATGCCATCGTTGTAGGATCAGGAATCAGTGGCGGCTGGGCTGCAAAAGAATTAACCGAAAAAGGTTTGAAAGTTCTATTGCTTGAAAGAGGCAGGAACGTGGAGCACATCAAAGACTATACTACGGCTATGAAAAAGCCATGGGAGTTTGAACACCGCGGCAGATTAACCGAAGCACAGAAAGAAACCCATCCGGTACAGAAAAGAGATTATCCTTATCAGGAATTCAATGAGAGCTTTTGGGTAAATGACCTGGAATGCCCGTATACTGAAGTAAAACGTTTTGATTGGTACAGGGGCTTCCATGTAGGTGGTAAATCGCTGATGTGGGGCCGTCAAAGTTACCGCTTAAGTGACCTGAATTTTGAAGAAAATGCAAAAGATGGTCATGGTGTAGATTGGCCAATCCGCTATAAAGACATCTCGCCTTGGTATGATTATGTAGAGAAATTTGCAGGAATCAGCGGCCAGGCAGAAAACTATCCTCATTTCCCAGACGGGCAGTTCCTTCCTCCAATGGATATGAACTGTGTGGAGAAAGATGTAAAGAAAAGAATTGAAAGTAAATACAATAAGTCGAGAATCCTGACCATCGGCCGTACGGCTAACTTAACCGTAGAACATGGTGGTAGAGGTAAATGTCAATACCGCGACCTTTGTAGCAGAGGATGTCCGTTTGGTGCTTATTTTAGCACACAGTCGTCTACCCTTCCTGCTGCGGTAGCTACTGGTAACTTGACCCTTCGTCCTTATTCATTAGTGAATACGATCATCTATGATAAAGAAACGCAAAAAGCGAAAGGTGTAGTCATCATTGATTCTGAAACTAATGAGCACATCGAATACTATGCAAAAATTGTATTCGTAAACGGTTCGACTTTAGGTTCTACCTTCCTGTTGTTAAATTCAACTTCAGCAGAACATCCAAATGGATTAGGTAATGCGAGTGGTGAACTAGGACACAACTTAATGGATCACCATTTCCGTTGCGGTGCTTCAGGAAGAGCAGAAGGTTTTGATGACAAATACACTTATGGTAGAAGAGCCAATGGTATTTACGTACCTAGATATAGAAATGTGGGCAGCGACAAACGTGACTACGTAAGGGGCTTCGGCTACCAAGGTGGCGCAAGTCGTGGAAACTGGCATGCTGATGTGGCAGAAATGGCATTTGGCGGCGAGTTCAAAGATCAGCAAACAGTTCCAGGTAGCTGGAATATGGGCTTAGGTGGTTTCGGAGAGTCTCTTCCTTACCATGAAAACCGTGTATATATCGACAAAAGTAAAAAAGACAAATGGGGACAACCTGTTTTGGCAATTGATTGTGAATTCAAAGAAAACGAGCAGAAAATGCGCGTAGACATGATGAACGATGCTGCTGAAATGCTGGAAGCCGCAGGAATCAAAGATGTAAACACTTATGATAATGGTTCTACTCCAGGTATGGCGATCCATGAAATGGGTACTGCACGTATGGGATTAGATCCTAAAACATCAGTATTGAACAAATGGAACCAAATGCACGAAGTGAAAAACGTATTCGTAACTGACGGTTCTTGTATGCCTTCTGCTGCTTGTCAGAATCCTTCATTAACGTATATGGCATTGACCGCAAGGGCTTGTGATTTTGCCGTTAGTGAACTTAAAAAAGGAAACCTTTAA
- a CDS encoding gluconate 2-dehydrogenase subunit 3 family protein has product MNRREAVKSVAFLMGGALSATTIGVFLDSCTSPSNKTAANLFSADQEKVITEVADIIIPTTSTPGAKAAGVGPFIVMMVKECYPEDAQQAFVKGLEDLEKQCQDTYKKSFLEISVPQRNELLGKVREATIAASKTEKDELEKQQENITQKKSEKEAPGNAMTPKDKPKTKPQFFAIARDLTLLGYFTSEIGATQAKAYVQIPGRYDGCVDLKPGQKVWA; this is encoded by the coding sequence ATGAATAGAAGAGAAGCAGTGAAAAGTGTTGCCTTTTTAATGGGAGGCGCATTGTCTGCAACTACTATCGGAGTATTTTTAGATAGTTGCACTTCACCATCTAATAAAACAGCCGCCAACTTATTTTCTGCCGATCAGGAAAAGGTCATCACGGAAGTTGCTGATATCATCATCCCTACCACAAGTACACCAGGAGCAAAAGCAGCTGGTGTGGGTCCTTTCATCGTAATGATGGTAAAGGAATGCTACCCGGAAGACGCACAGCAAGCATTCGTGAAAGGTCTGGAAGATCTTGAAAAACAATGTCAGGACACCTACAAAAAGTCATTCCTGGAAATCTCTGTACCACAGCGCAATGAGCTATTGGGTAAAGTAAGAGAAGCCACCATTGCAGCAAGCAAAACGGAAAAAGACGAATTAGAGAAACAACAAGAAAACATTACTCAGAAAAAATCTGAAAAGGAGGCTCCAGGCAATGCAATGACGCCAAAGGATAAACCTAAAACAAAACCTCAATTCTTCGCGATCGCTAGAGATTTAACCTTACTGGGTTATTTCACTTCGGAAATTGGTGCGACACAGGCGAAAGCCTATGTACAGATCCCTGGCCGTTATGACGGTTGTGTGGATTTAAAACCAGGTCAAAAAGTTTGGGCATAA
- a CDS encoding NAD-dependent epimerase/dehydratase family protein — MIEKILVLGSNGQIGTELVTALRKTYGESNVVACDIRRPDYDIKNSGPFEFVNVLEKDILNSIFQKYKPTQVYLLAALLSATGEQNPKLAWDLNMNGLLNILDLAIVYKTAKVYWPSSIAVFGPNSPKDMTPQYCVMDPNTVYGISKLAGERWCEYYHQKFGLDVRSIRYPGLISWKAAPGGGTTDYAIHIFHDALTKGSYASFLNAETELPMMYMDDAIRGTIELMDAEASKISIRSSYNFGGVHFTPEVLASEIRKHIPDFKLSYTDNDPRQDIANSWPRSIDDRFAQKDWGWKPEFDLSKMTVDMLKNLQNNH, encoded by the coding sequence ATGATTGAGAAAATATTAGTATTAGGTTCTAACGGTCAGATCGGCACTGAATTAGTAACCGCCTTACGTAAGACTTACGGTGAAAGTAATGTAGTTGCTTGTGATATCCGCAGACCAGATTATGACATCAAAAATTCAGGACCATTTGAGTTCGTAAACGTACTTGAGAAAGACATTCTGAACAGCATTTTTCAAAAGTACAAACCTACTCAGGTTTACTTATTAGCGGCATTACTATCCGCTACAGGCGAGCAGAATCCTAAATTAGCATGGGACCTGAACATGAATGGCTTGTTGAATATTTTAGACCTTGCCATCGTTTATAAAACAGCAAAAGTTTACTGGCCAAGTTCTATCGCTGTATTCGGACCAAATTCTCCAAAAGACATGACGCCGCAATACTGTGTAATGGACCCAAATACGGTTTATGGAATCAGTAAATTGGCAGGAGAACGCTGGTGCGAATATTATCACCAGAAATTTGGATTGGATGTACGCAGTATCCGTTACCCGGGATTGATCAGCTGGAAAGCTGCGCCAGGTGGTGGAACTACAGACTATGCGATCCATATTTTCCATGATGCGTTAACCAAAGGCAGCTATGCTTCTTTCTTAAATGCAGAAACTGAATTGCCAATGATGTATATGGATGATGCCATCCGTGGTACGATTGAATTGATGGATGCCGAAGCGAGTAAAATCTCTATCCGTTCCAGCTATAACTTCGGTGGTGTTCACTTTACTCCGGAAGTACTCGCTTCAGAAATCAGAAAACATATTCCAGATTTTAAATTATCTTACACAGATAATGATCCACGTCAGGACATTGCCAACAGTTGGCCACGCTCTATCGATGATCGCTTTGCTCAGAAAGACTGGGGATGGAAGCCGGAATTTGATTTGTCGAAGATGACAGTGGATATGTTAAAGAACTTACAGAATAATCATTAA
- a CDS encoding YebC/PmpR family DNA-binding transcriptional regulator, translating to MGRAFEFRKERKFKRWAKMAVQFTRIGKEIVMAVKDNGPSPETNSRLRTAIQNAKAVNMPKHTVEAAIKRASNKDENGYEEFVYEGYAQHGVAILIETATDNTNRTVANIRSYFNKTGGTLGKTGSLDFIFNRKSIFRFLPGEKDLEELEFELIDAGLEELYLEADEEGNEIAVVQTAFEDFGKMQKALEEIGVEMKSAKLERISLSTIPVTEEQAADVFKLIDKLEEDDDVQAVYHNMAE from the coding sequence ATGGGTAGAGCATTTGAGTTCAGAAAAGAAAGGAAATTTAAACGTTGGGCTAAGATGGCCGTACAATTTACCAGGATAGGTAAAGAGATTGTAATGGCGGTTAAAGATAACGGCCCTTCGCCGGAGACCAACTCCCGTTTGCGTACAGCGATTCAGAATGCAAAGGCAGTAAACATGCCTAAACATACGGTGGAAGCGGCAATTAAAAGAGCATCCAACAAAGACGAAAACGGTTACGAAGAGTTTGTTTATGAAGGATACGCACAGCATGGTGTGGCCATCCTGATTGAAACCGCAACTGATAATACGAATAGAACAGTAGCTAACATTCGTAGTTATTTCAATAAAACTGGTGGTACATTAGGTAAAACAGGCTCTCTGGACTTTATCTTCAACCGAAAGTCGATCTTTCGTTTCTTACCCGGCGAAAAAGACCTGGAAGAATTGGAGTTTGAATTGATTGACGCAGGTTTGGAAGAATTATATCTGGAAGCCGACGAAGAAGGAAATGAGATTGCAGTAGTACAAACTGCTTTTGAAGATTTTGGAAAAATGCAGAAAGCATTAGAAGAGATTGGCGTAGAAATGAAAAGTGCGAAATTAGAGCGCATCTCTTTATCTACGATTCCAGTAACAGAAGAGCAGGCAGCAGATGTATTCAAACTGATTGACAAACTGGAAGAGGACGATGACGTTCAAGCCGTTTATCACAATATGGCAGAATAA
- a CDS encoding prolyl oligopeptidase family serine peptidase: MSRIQSTLSILLLVFSLSSTAQDFKKYDRGSFIKGKDSIAYRILFPENFSADKKYPILFFLHGSGERGNDNEKQLTHGGKLFLKPEIRQQFPAIIVFPQCTEDSFWANVTFDKDANGNRTFNFQKRGKPTKSMKALLGMIDNFMDKPYVNHDQVYVGGLSMGGMGTYELLRRKPKLFAAAIAICGGDNVANVQKYKNVPLWIFHGEKDEVVPVVFSTMISDQLKVLGKEPKLTLYPDAHHNSWDAAFADPKLLPWLFSNQKKK, translated from the coding sequence ATGAGCCGCATCCAGTCAACACTCTCCATCCTACTCCTCGTTTTTAGCCTGAGTTCAACAGCGCAGGACTTCAAAAAATATGATAGAGGAAGCTTTATCAAAGGCAAAGACAGTATTGCTTACCGTATCTTATTTCCGGAAAATTTTAGCGCGGATAAAAAATACCCTATCCTATTCTTTTTACATGGAAGCGGAGAGCGTGGCAATGACAATGAGAAACAATTGACACATGGTGGAAAACTATTCCTGAAGCCAGAAATCCGGCAACAATTCCCCGCCATCATCGTTTTCCCTCAATGTACGGAAGATAGTTTCTGGGCAAATGTGACCTTCGATAAAGATGCAAACGGGAATAGAACCTTCAATTTTCAAAAGAGAGGAAAGCCTACAAAATCGATGAAAGCTTTACTGGGTATGATTGACAACTTTATGGACAAACCCTACGTCAACCATGACCAGGTCTATGTAGGTGGACTTTCAATGGGTGGAATGGGAACTTATGAACTGTTAAGACGCAAGCCTAAACTTTTCGCTGCAGCGATTGCTATTTGTGGTGGCGATAATGTAGCCAATGTTCAAAAATATAAAAATGTGCCTTTATGGATCTTCCATGGAGAGAAAGATGAGGTAGTTCCTGTAGTTTTTTCTACCATGATTTCGGATCAGCTCAAAGTATTGGGAAAAGAGCCTAAGCTGACTTTGTATCCGGATGCCCATCACAACAGTTGGGACGCTGCCTTTGCAGATCCCAAACTATTGCCATGGCTATTTTCTAATCAAAAGAAAAAGTAG
- the bglX gene encoding beta-glucosidase BglX: protein MRKAKYLFLLAAIFSFSSSSAQQKKANTDQQMNIFIKDLLSKMTLEEKIGQLNLLTGGEATTGSVVSTDVESKIKKGQVGGMFSLTTPARIRKAQEIAVTQTRLKIPIIFGQDVIHGYKTTFPIPLALSSTWDLALIEKTARIAAVEATADGLNWTFSPMVDISRDPRWGRISEGSGEDTYLGSEIGKAMVRGYQGDDLSKYNTMMACVKHFALYGAAESGRDYNTTDMSLNRMYNEYLPPYKAALDAGAGSIMTSFNDINGVPATANKWLMTDLLRKQWGFNGLVVTDYTAVNELIDHGLGDLQTVSALALNAGVDMDMVGEGFLSTLKKSVAEGKVTEAQVTNSCRLVLEAKYKLGLFEDPFRYCNEARAKKEILKPEHLKVARETAAQSFVLLKNQGQLLPLKKTGTVALIGPLANTGTNMPGTWSVNSDLANTISLLQGLKANAAPGLKILHSEGSNLLTDPEYQKRATMFGRDLPRDSRSEEEMIAEAVATAKNADVVIAALGESSEMTGESSSRTNLDIPENQQRLLKALLKTGKPVVLVLFTGRPLTLKWEDENVPAILNVWFGGTEAANAISDVLFGKVNPSGKLTATFPQNVGQIPLYYSHKNTGRPLEEGKWFSKFRSNYLDVSNEPLYPFGYGLSYTTFNYSNLRLSKNSFKPGESITATVTVKNTGDYAGKETVQMYIRDLVGSITRPVKELKGFEKVDLKTGESKEVSFKISEEELKFFNEELKFAAEPGDFKLFIGTNSRDNLEIPFQLTK from the coding sequence ATGAGAAAAGCGAAGTACTTATTTTTGCTGGCCGCGATTTTTAGCTTTAGCAGCAGTTCCGCGCAGCAGAAAAAAGCGAATACCGATCAGCAGATGAATATATTCATAAAAGACCTGCTGTCCAAAATGACTTTGGAAGAGAAGATTGGCCAGTTAAACCTGTTAACCGGCGGTGAAGCCACTACAGGTTCTGTGGTCAGCACAGATGTAGAAAGCAAAATTAAAAAAGGTCAGGTAGGCGGTATGTTTAGCTTAACTACGCCAGCCAGAATCCGTAAGGCACAGGAAATTGCAGTAACGCAAACCCGCTTAAAAATTCCCATTATTTTCGGCCAGGATGTGATCCATGGTTATAAAACTACTTTCCCAATTCCACTCGCGTTATCTTCCACATGGGATTTAGCATTGATCGAAAAAACAGCAAGAATTGCAGCTGTTGAGGCTACCGCTGACGGATTAAACTGGACATTCTCACCTATGGTGGACATTTCAAGAGACCCAAGATGGGGTCGTATTTCTGAAGGATCAGGAGAAGATACTTACCTGGGTTCCGAAATCGGCAAAGCAATGGTTAGAGGATATCAGGGCGACGATCTTTCTAAATACAATACCATGATGGCCTGTGTAAAACATTTTGCCCTATATGGCGCTGCCGAATCTGGCAGAGATTACAATACCACAGATATGAGTTTGAACAGAATGTATAATGAATACCTTCCTCCGTATAAAGCTGCCCTAGATGCAGGTGCGGGCAGTATCATGACTTCTTTCAATGACATTAACGGTGTTCCAGCCACGGCTAATAAGTGGCTGATGACTGATTTATTACGTAAACAATGGGGGTTTAATGGCCTTGTAGTAACTGATTATACGGCTGTAAATGAGTTAATTGACCATGGATTGGGAGACCTGCAAACTGTTTCTGCACTTGCTTTAAATGCCGGTGTAGATATGGATATGGTAGGTGAAGGATTTCTAAGCACGCTAAAAAAATCAGTAGCAGAAGGAAAAGTAACGGAAGCGCAAGTGACCAATTCCTGTCGACTTGTATTAGAAGCAAAATACAAATTAGGTCTATTTGAAGATCCTTTCCGCTATTGCAATGAAGCACGTGCAAAAAAGGAAATTCTTAAACCAGAACATTTGAAAGTTGCCAGAGAAACAGCGGCACAAAGTTTTGTCCTGCTAAAAAATCAAGGTCAATTGCTGCCATTGAAGAAAACAGGAACGGTTGCTTTAATCGGTCCATTGGCAAATACAGGAACAAATATGCCCGGAACCTGGAGCGTTAACAGTGATTTGGCCAATACCATTTCCCTGCTGCAAGGATTAAAAGCCAATGCAGCACCTGGCCTTAAAATTCTACACAGTGAAGGATCTAACCTATTAACTGATCCTGAATATCAGAAAAGAGCCACTATGTTCGGCAGAGATCTGCCAAGAGACTCGCGCTCTGAAGAAGAAATGATTGCTGAGGCAGTCGCTACCGCTAAAAATGCAGATGTAGTAATCGCTGCATTGGGCGAAAGTTCAGAAATGACAGGCGAAAGCTCAAGCCGTACCAACCTGGACATTCCAGAGAATCAGCAGCGCCTATTAAAAGCATTGCTAAAAACCGGAAAACCTGTGGTATTGGTCTTATTTACCGGCCGGCCATTGACGCTGAAGTGGGAAGATGAAAATGTTCCTGCCATCTTAAATGTTTGGTTTGGTGGTACCGAAGCCGCAAATGCAATCTCTGATGTATTATTTGGAAAAGTAAATCCATCAGGAAAACTAACAGCTACTTTCCCACAAAACGTAGGACAGATTCCATTGTATTACAGTCACAAAAATACCGGCAGACCACTGGAAGAAGGCAAATGGTTCAGCAAATTCAGGTCTAATTACCTGGATGTCAGCAACGAACCCCTATATCCTTTTGGTTACGGATTAAGCTATACTACCTTCAATTATTCCAACCTAAGGTTGAGCAAAAACAGCTTTAAACCTGGAGAGAGTATTACAGCTACAGTTACCGTAAAAAACACTGGTGATTATGCAGGAAAAGAAACGGTGCAAATGTACATCCGCGATCTAGTAGGCAGTATTACCCGCCCTGTTAAAGAATTGAAAGGATTTGAAAAGGTCGACCTGAAAACTGGAGAAAGCAAAGAAGTAAGTTTTAAAATCTCTGAGGAAGAACTGAAGTTCTTTAATGAAGAACTGAAGTTTGCCGCAGAACCTGGCGATTTCAAATTATTTATAGGAACCAATTCCAGAGATAACCTGGAAATACCATTTCAACTGACAAAATAA
- a CDS encoding GDSL-type esterase/lipase family protein has product MKRFYYFLLVFVLSTVFVKAQQKPAFWKEIQEFKHKDSISMPPKNGILFVGSSSFEHWKDLETVFKDYAAINRGFGGSTLAQANYYIADLVYPYQPRQVVIYSGENDIATDGQSALETLNRFATFFNNIRLKYPAVPVLYISIKDSPSRTKYAATNAHTNLLIQEYLQHYPNTKFLDVNSKMLNKKALRPELFLEDMLHMNSNGYAIWIKEIKPFLVKP; this is encoded by the coding sequence ATGAAAAGATTTTACTACTTCCTTCTGGTATTCGTCCTTAGTACAGTATTCGTTAAAGCGCAGCAAAAACCAGCATTCTGGAAAGAAATACAAGAATTTAAGCATAAAGACAGCATCTCCATGCCGCCTAAAAACGGTATTTTATTTGTTGGCAGTTCCTCTTTTGAACATTGGAAAGATCTGGAAACAGTATTCAAAGATTACGCTGCAATCAACAGAGGTTTTGGGGGCTCTACGCTTGCTCAAGCCAATTACTATATCGCAGATCTGGTTTATCCATACCAACCGCGTCAGGTGGTAATTTACAGCGGCGAAAACGACATCGCTACAGACGGCCAAAGTGCGCTTGAAACGCTAAACCGGTTTGCCACTTTTTTCAATAACATCAGACTGAAATATCCGGCAGTCCCTGTTTTATACATTTCCATTAAAGACAGTCCTTCCAGAACTAAGTATGCTGCTACAAATGCGCATACCAATCTGCTGATTCAAGAATATCTGCAGCATTATCCAAACACAAAATTCCTGGATGTGAACAGTAAAATGTTAAATAAAAAAGCCTTGCGCCCGGAACTTTTTCTGGAAGATATGCTGCACATGAACTCGAATGGTTATGCCATTTGGATCAAAGAAATTAAACCATTCCTGGTTAAACCATAA
- a CDS encoding glucoamylase family protein encodes MKRNLLHTFLLLSLICSTHQLNAQQKHTESIKADLKIKKNLTDDQLLDLVQKQTFRYFWDFAHPVSGMARERSNVAFEYGNEVVTTGGTGFGVMATIVASERKFISREQAAERTKKIVDFLWKADMFHGAFPHWLNGETGKVIRFSPKDDGADIVETSLLFQGLLTAAQYYTADNATERDIRNKIQWMWEGIEWNWFTQGQKVLYWHWSPNNGWSMDHQIRGYNECLITYVLAASSPKFSIDPRVYHEGWAMSNTFLNGKKFNEITLPLGFDGGGPLFFSQYSYLGLDPRGLKDRYADYWEQNRNHTLINRAHCIENPKHYKGYGANSWGLTASDSWQGYAAHSPTEDLGVITPTAALSAFPYTPEYSMQALRHFYEDKGDQLWTEYGFADAFSEQHNWVAKSHLAIDQGPIIVMIENHRTGLLWKLFMSSPAVQNGLTKLGFSSPAIK; translated from the coding sequence ATGAAGAGAAACTTACTACATACCTTTTTACTGTTAAGCCTGATTTGCTCAACTCATCAGCTGAATGCCCAGCAAAAACACACAGAAAGCATTAAAGCTGACCTGAAAATAAAGAAAAACCTAACAGACGATCAGCTGCTGGACCTGGTTCAGAAACAGACCTTCCGCTATTTCTGGGATTTCGCCCATCCGGTAAGCGGTATGGCAAGAGAACGCAGTAATGTTGCTTTCGAATATGGCAATGAAGTAGTCACCACAGGTGGTACAGGGTTTGGCGTGATGGCCACCATCGTCGCTTCAGAAAGAAAATTCATTAGCCGCGAGCAAGCTGCCGAGAGGACAAAAAAAATTGTAGACTTTTTATGGAAGGCAGATATGTTTCATGGCGCTTTCCCGCATTGGTTAAATGGAGAAACCGGTAAAGTGATCCGCTTCAGCCCGAAAGATGATGGCGCTGACATCGTGGAAACTTCTTTACTTTTTCAGGGATTATTGACCGCAGCACAATATTATACTGCCGATAACGCCACAGAAAGAGACATTAGAAACAAAATCCAATGGATGTGGGAAGGGATTGAATGGAACTGGTTTACCCAGGGTCAGAAAGTCCTTTACTGGCATTGGAGCCCAAACAATGGCTGGAGTATGGACCATCAGATCAGAGGTTACAATGAATGTCTGATCACTTATGTGCTCGCGGCATCTTCCCCAAAATTCTCCATAGACCCGAGAGTTTATCATGAAGGATGGGCAATGAGCAATACATTTTTAAACGGTAAAAAGTTCAATGAAATCACTTTGCCATTAGGTTTTGATGGTGGCGGCCCATTATTCTTCTCTCAATATTCCTATTTAGGATTAGATCCACGAGGGTTGAAAGATCGCTATGCAGATTATTGGGAACAAAATAGAAACCATACCCTGATCAATAGGGCACATTGCATAGAAAACCCAAAACATTATAAAGGTTATGGAGCCAACAGCTGGGGCTTAACGGCAAGCGACAGCTGGCAAGGTTATGCGGCACATTCTCCAACGGAGGATCTGGGTGTCATTACGCCTACTGCTGCTTTATCCGCCTTCCCATACACTCCAGAGTACTCTATGCAGGCTTTGAGACATTTTTATGAGGACAAAGGCGATCAGCTATGGACGGAATATGGATTTGCCGATGCTTTTAGTGAGCAGCACAATTGGGTGGCAAAATCGCACCTGGCCATCGATCAGGGACCGATTATCGTGATGATAGAAAACCACCGTACCGGTTTATTGTGGAAGCTTTTCATGAGTAGCCCAGCTGTTCAAAATGGCCTGACGAAATTAGGATTCAGCAGCCCGGCGATTAAATAG